TGCGTAGCatgaattacataggctcttaaaataagacgagattacgaacccacgagggaggaaaAAAATTTGGACACGTGGAAtcctaggagggtgacacgtggtagcacctcaagcaggcaggtgacccacctgcttaggggaggtggaccccactgccaataaaggcctgacacgtgtcacccttagggtctgacacgtttcacctcatatatatatgtgtatatgactcttcATTTGTTCaattatccaaaaacatcagccaaaatagagaaaaaacgtgagggagatggcagccatggttttgGAAGATTAAAAGTAggtttctcaatttttctccatgaattaattatatacgatgTTCCTTAAATACGTGGAtaggtatatatgtattttacaatGTCTACGGAACAAAAACTTCAGCTTTATAATTGAAAACttggaagaaagaagaagagaaaaatgttggagacaagagagaggggctacgggtttggctattggaggtaagcctccgagtttcattctgtgaattaatcaATTATGGTATCCCATGGTTATATGAAGATgtttaataatgataaaatccaattttggGCAGTGAGGAACTCGCACAAACAACCCGCTTaagttcagcgcgtttgaagaagttccgagttgcgatttgacaattttggccaatttcgggtaaggtaatgtttatcctttcaatttggactttatgttattgttatggagtgtattatacaccttttgtgTGGCCGGAAACAtgaaaatagtatagaaatgctGGGCGTTGaagacaaactaaattggagtcgctatagttgaattgtcgtcaaaataaagtattgctcttgtgaggtgctgctgcaggggtatggcttgttgttgcaggtcctaaaaattttctaatgtgggttaggtttCTTATGTTAGAAGACACATGACCCCcccattgcgtataattaaaggcattacaaaataaaggctagacgccctattgtgatatcgtatttttgaataagtcgtttggagtttatgttgtatattgttggtgtgaattgctgcaggttgttgttgttggttgtctgtaggtcttggggacctaattgtaaatttgtatagggcacattataggggaggtgcttcccaattttcgtcgacgccttagcgaataacagaactagtcggggaaacgactaaggaaatagattccattaatactaaggtgtaacctagggtgatggaaaattaaaaggggttgatattcatattactttcatgttgaataggttcaaaggacgatgaggaaagcaagataaggagtaattCAGACAAGCTATGTAAAGCTTtatcttgacatgttttggcataggtaagtaaagctcatcctctttcttctgttggcatgtcctagttgtaagatgaatgtgatacgagctccagggtaattccattcttaagtatctcttatttactactggatgttgaactctatggtagttaaactatttccctagaaacttttatatgttaaagaggcaccaaatgtataggctccaagtcttaaagactatacgagattaagtatttttgattccataaatgatttggccctatgttaatacacgTCTAGACTCCcagagattacttttgagacatcccataatggcatttagaggacactcgagatgactacaccgttactcgggtcctcaaacaaaagcttaactttcttattttgttgagtctcttataatgatttaaattgcatatagttactcacgactctaatcgtgtatactgtaacccttatttcaccaagtcccaggccgggtacgttatcgtgcacaatttactgcattgttcaccgagtccctcactagagggccgggtacgtatgtatatatatgatgatgtgttataataaggtggtgatggtgccgggcctatgatggtcctacagatgtgattcaccggacccctgaaagggccggctatattgtataaattgagcatgcatgcttttgtgattcacagagtacaggtacatgtcttcgatttgataatttgttcccctgcttctctattttgaatatacctccagtgtattatgttacgttttatatactcagtacatatatcgtactgaccccctttctcggggggatgcgttcatgcctgcaggtacagatatatgttttgggagtctgtcagcttaggattccatgcagctcagctggaagaggcccCATTGCATcgaggcctagtttttgatactgtccacttatgtataaaattgttttgtccatttgggggtatggcgggggccctgtcccgccatatgttgtcatttatatttttagaggtctgcagacatgtatacatggattgtgtatgtcagtttgattcagctggggtccacatgatatatgatatatgttattatgttatggtagccttatcggcttgcctgccctgtcatgttgtgatacaaatgaaaagggctacaggtttaggAAAATGttgtcgcccaatggggctctgttatataatattgtttcatttacagttcaatttgaccacaactgatagttggGTATatgaggggtccaggtcggaccccagtcgcggcctatggggttaggtTGTGACAGTTATTTTAAAAGCTCTATTTCAGCTTTCAGCCATCATTTTAAAACACGATTGCTAGAGCTAGGAGAGTCcgaattgagtgattcaaagctCTAAATTTTGTGGTTTATCTGTGGGAACATAGTGGTGTGATTGAAAAGTTCTGGGGAAGCTTCATTTGAGGAGTTTTCCCTGTTTTAGCAGCTGCCATTCTCTTGACTCTTGTCTTTAATGGAAGTTTTGATTTCTTGGGCTATAGAGCTCCAATTTAGGTGATTCAAAGTGTTGGGTGTTTGTGTGGATGGTGTGAAGATCAATGTTTTGAGGTAATTTATGCCCCAAAGAGGCTGCCCTCTTTATGATTTACCCTATAAATTGAATTTTTGCTGCATGATCAAATTTCTTTTGTTCTGATCCTCGAattgtgccccattttgggtTACAATTTCTATATTACGTTTATACCCTTTTTTTGTTATCAAATTTGGGATTTGTATTATGGGTCCCACAATCACTTTTAGACCCGATTTTTGGTCTGCCTCTAAAAAGTGTGAAATTAGtgtcaaaatatttgtattgaCAAGCtgatcaatattttattagcgTAGAGGAAATAGGAGGTGATTTGGAGGTCAAGAACTTTATTTTGGTAGATTCACAGCACACGTGATCAACTTCGAGGAAGGCTACAGTCTCTCCCTTTTGACTGGGCTTTATTAGATATCATTTAGTATTTATTGCATGTGACTTCGGTTGATATATGCCGAGATTTTTGTTCTCCTCCTTCCATTTCATTTTATTGATTCCAGTTAGAGATTAAACTAGAATTGTCTTGAAAAACTCTTAGTTTAGGCTATGGGCATCGTTGTGGTGTTTATTAGCATTACTACTTCTTTTTAGAATGATATTGATGGTCTTAGGCTAGCCTTGAGACTTTGATTCTTTAATTTGTGTTCTGGTGCCCTTATAACTAGGCATAGTTTTCGGTAGGGCTTGGGATGGTTGGTGTAACTCAATGCTTCTATCGGAGACCTCTATGGCTTATCATAGCTATAGGTTTGGTTTCGTTATGCTCGTTAGGGAGATAagatggcatattttggggtaaggcatcgATCTTTGAGATATTTCTCCCCATATCTGATTCAGGGCCATgtattgattatttatttttgtttagcggtaggcttatgatgcctctatatctattatctattgTTGGACCTAAGGCCGTGTTTGTGGATCAAATAGATCCTAGGTtagttttcttttccttggtaATTGGTATGGTCTGGTATTACATGTCTGGTTGTTTTTACCTTGTTTAGGTACTGGTGGTTGCATGTTTGCATTAACTGAGCATATTGACTCATTTCGTGGTGTGATCCCAATATTTTTGTTAGATTTTCACTACCATTTTGAGAAGAATTTCACACCCTTTTACTATTTGAAACTGGTTTTTAACGGGAGTCATACCAACTGGATCATTTGCCTTATTGGCATTAGAAATTATGAGGAATCAGGTACGTACTCCTTGTGTTCAGATAGTTttagaggcatcgaggatgtgctcagtttttattattattcgtGCAATGTCGCCCTTTTTACCTGATTTGTCTACTTATTCCTCTAATATCATCAATAGAGTTGACTTATAAAAGTCCTGGTTTGGGCCCTCTTGGGTCCTTTTAGCCATAAGTACTTATACTGAATAAAAGAGTTGCATGGGTCCCACCTTGCAGGCCGAGGGCCGGGATGGGTCTAACACTTTGGGTCAAAGGCCATGGTAACAGAAAACATTGTCGTTTTTACTACAGAtatgcattcattagcatcccCTATAACTAGTATACTTATATGGTGTGGTCCCCCGATTTATGGGGGTCGGGGGTATGTTTTCCATTTTTTATACCTTTTGGGGGTATAGCTCTAGTCGATTATTGTTTGATTATACTTGTACTTATCTCTTCTCGTATTTGTAGTTAGTTCACAGGGTTTCTTAGTCTggggttgttgttggtatttcctgttAAATTCAGTTGGTTTAGTCCCTAGGTGGCTTTGtcattagtagtagtagtcAATGCTTCCGTACTTGGTTAGTTGACTCCTTTAGTGCCTCCTTATTGTATATAGGGTATGGCCTACATTTTTAGGTGCATTCTTTTACTCTGTTTCCTTTCATCATATAGCTTGCCCTTTTACTCTAATTTCCTACTTTACCTTGTGTTAgatgttatttattttctagtGCTATATTGACCTGATAACCTGtgatttatacttgctttatttgtggagctcagttggcctatgccTATTTAGTGCCATTCATTaagtacttatactacacttatGCCCTATGCAGATCATTGTTTGGGTTATCGCCATTGATTTAGATTAGTGCGGAGCAGCTTAATTTAGAGATTTGGTGACCTACTAGAGTGTAAAGTTGCCTATTTCCATCTATGTTTGATTAGGAAAAttctttatttacttttgaagaCTATCCGTTCTTATATTTATATCTATAAAAGCCTTATATTcgtattttgatttagatgttCGATtaccgactgataccaggtcttggggtggttCTTTGTATTCTATTTTAGTTGTTCTCTCTCTTCttattagtatttattttatgctttattgcTCAGATTCCACTTGATATCCCATTGCCTTTGGTACTAGGCTAAGGGTTAATAGTTAGGCTGACCTACTGGTAGGTGTTAGCAGGTGCCATCATGGCCCTagaaattgggttgtgacaagttggtatcagagctctaggttgaatgaaattatttttataagggCAATGCCTAGTAGAGTTCTGCAAATTGATGTGGAGACGTCCGTATcatatcttcaagaggctatatGGCATTTTTGGGAAAAAATTCTTGACTCTGTATCATGTGTCCTTGCTTTGAATAACTTCGAAACATGATCCTTTGGAATCTAATCTCTCTTAGATTGATAGCATGAGGTTTCCAGTGGACCCAGTTGGAGCATCAACAAGTTCTACTAGAGTTTCGGCAAATGGTTTTCAGGCCAGATATAGGTTGGTAGTTCCTAGTAGGGTTTATATTGAGTATCAAAGTATGTCATGGAATTTCTTGAGTGGGCCGGGAATAAACCTACCTCATCCCTTATGGACCAGGAGTTTGTTAAGGGGTTATCTTTGCTTCGCATACTAGCATCGGAGTATTTGACAGTAGCTAGGGCTACCTTTTCACATATTGTTATCCATTTAAGGGCAGTAGAGTAGGCATGCCGTGAGGCTTATAGAGATAGCAGTAAGAGTCCTCACGATCAGCACAGTAGTGACAGCATCCTACTTTGGGGTGAGTATTCATTCAGTGAGGGTCACCTCCCTTCTCGACCCATCAGGCCTAAGGTGGTAGTAACTCTGGTTCCAAGACATTCTGAGGCATGTTATAGTGTTTGTAGTGGGTAGAGTTCAAGTTTAAGATCTCAGAATTTGCTTTTTAGAAATCCGGGTCATGATACCCTAGTGTAGTCGGCTAGGGGAAGAGGCTCTTATGATAGGCCCCACCAGAGGTTCAACTTTGGGTTCTGCATGCCGTAGTTGCTATCTTTTTATGAGTCATTCATCTCTGGGCTATTATGATTGCAGAGACCTAGACCATTGGTCCAAGGATTGCCCCAGGCAAGGGTTGATCCTTTAGACACTTATGGTTACTTCTACTCCCCAGATCAGAATTATTGTTCCTTGGTGTATCTGTGGAGAGCTTAGTCATCAATCTAGAGAGTGTCCCCTATGTGAGACCAATGTGCGGTCTTCTCAGTTAGGTCACTATCATAGGTTTAGGTCGCCTTCGATTAGATGTAGTGCTCAGAGTGTTGCTGGTGGTACTTCAGGTGTTCAGACTAAGGTTAGTCACGATCCATTGTATGCTTTCACAGGTTAGCCAGAGGTTGAGGATCCAGGTATTGGTTGCTGTttcttgattttcttattttgctttgtatttctctttttgtgtggttttggggttttcatacCTATACGTGCCTATTTGACTTAATATTTACCTCCTGATAGTTATGGCTTCCTTATCTGGACTTATATGTATATGTTTTAGCCctgtagttgatttcttttagtagtgtatCGACTAGGTCGAGTTCTTATATTGGAGAGTAGTGGTCATGTAACTCTCTTTTCCTTGTCTTGGTGGTTTTGTTTTGAGTTTGCGGCCAGGCTAGCTATCTTTTCCTTTTGTCTCCCTTATCATTGATATTGTTGTGGTGCTGATCCTTGTTAGGTAAGTGGCTAGACCAAGTTTATTTGGTGCTGAGAGTTTTGATGTTGTGGATCTAGTGGCTTTTAGGGTCGCCTTGGTTGCTTATTGTCATGTTGTGTTTGTGGTTGAATTGCTCTTCTTACCATTTTGCTTAGCTAGCTTTTCTTTGATTAGTAATCCTCATCTGCTATTCTAGTTTTCTTTGCTTAGACAGTTGTCTCCATTTCTTTGCATCATTTGGTTCATAGTTGAAAGGTTGGTTATCGAGGTAGTATGTGATATAGGTGTTGTATCTTTGGAGTTGCAGTAGATTCTGCTTGTCGATTCCTCTCTATGCCTTATTGTTATTTTCAATCCTTAGGCTGCGAAGTTAAGATGTACTCTCTTTTACCAACCTTGTTCGTTCTTTTATGGCAAACTTGGTGTTTTGGATTTAATGGTAGTTGGGAGAAGTGTGATTATTGGAGTTGTGAGAAAGGTGGTGTAGCATTCGATGGTATGGTGGTAATCCTAATTGGTTGTCCCTTCCCTTTTTCCTTAGTTTTATTCTTGGATGTATTGTTGTACTTCGTTCGATCTTTTGAAATCCTCCCTGTTGGGAGTTTTTGTGCCGGTGTTTTCTAGTTGGGATTTGGAAAGTATGATGTCTTGTTGCAACTTATTGGTGTTGTAGTTAGTTCTTTACGGTTGGGTTGGTAGCTCTCGAGGTTTAGGTTGTGTTTAGAAGTCAAAATCTTGGCTTCCCTTGGTGGATTCATATTTAAGATGTTGTTGGAGAATTAAAAGTTGTTTAGAAGGTTCATCTACAAGATTGGATCAAAGTAAATCATGAAAGGTGAGATATATAATTTGTTTAGGATGGAAGTTTTGCTTTTGGCATATTCGGTAGCTTGCGGTGTTTTTGAGTGGGAGTAAGTGGCCTTGGACCATTATCATCAGTTGTCCATGTTTGTATGCTGGGTACCATTTTGATTTTCCTTCGACTAGGATGGTTGTCTAAGATTTGAGGGCATATAATGCAGATATTTTCAGAAGTTCCTATGGTAGAGTAATCACTGGAGCTAGGCTCAGTGCAGCCTTTTCATTCGCGGGATAATCGTCCCTTGGAGTGGAGTATTTAGTTTTAGAAGATTGTGTTATTTTGCTTGAATTGTGGGTTTTGAAGTTGAGATTGCAATTTTGGGCTTTGCCCTGGATTGTCTCCTTGTTTTGGTTGTTGACATCCCCCGGTGTTCAGACAAAGTATGTAACTCCTTTGAGGTTGGTGGTGTGTGATCTGTAAGAAAGTTTCAAATGGTTTTGGTAGTATTCAAGAGAGCTAAGGACCGGTAGAATGCCCTTGGTCGCTAGAAGAAAATGGATTTGGGGCATAAGgcaagtattttgaattatgagCTAAGTTGCCTCTTCCATGGTCCTATGTTTCTCATTTTGATGGTTTTGGTGCAGTTTTGGTTTTCCTCAGATAAATCTAGTGTCTTCGGTCAAGTTTGGGCTAATTTAGCGAGAGTTGGAGTCCAGAAGTAAATTGGAAGAGTTTTTAGAGTTTGAAGTGAATTTAAGGATTTTCTCCTCAGCTTGAGTTCTATGAGGGCATTCTTCGATTCAAGAGGGTGTTTGAGGGTCTGGCAGAGCAAGCAGACCTGGTACCCTTGACTTTTTGTCCTTCAATATGTAACTATCCTTCTACTTTCACAAATGAAAATCCTTTTTAATAGTTGATcttataatgaccctctaggtttttttttgttttccaatTCTTTCAGTGTTTAGAACTTCCCTGTAGCTACCCCAAGTCCTGTATGACTTGTTGGCTCTGACAATTCAATTTCTTGGTCATTTATTGGGTTTTGtacccgtttccctatttttaaGCTCTTGGAGTTTGGATGGTTGACTTCAATCAAAACTTCAGGAAAAGACTTTATAATGGAATTCTGATAGTTGCGTCAGGCTCGAAGTGGTAAAATTAGGCAACTAGCATGGTTGGCTCGTATATTATGGCAATCAATGCGAGTTTAGGGTCATTTGGcgtttagcctttgaaattgtgcctaaggttgactttagtcaacattcttggtaaacaagATCGGATTGAAATTTTGACAATGCGGTTAGTTCTGAAATTTTGATTATGGTCTAGAATGATCTTTCATGTGGTTCCCGAGACTTTCAATCTCATTATGATCCTTTTTGTAGAATTGGCCAAAAGTGGCGTtcgggtgtgggacccactttttgataaaattacctTGTATTAAAATTCTGAGTGCACCATTGTGTTCAGAACCTCAAATTtaatggggtagcatatcttgtttatttttattaggtTCTGAATGAAACACGAGGGTTTGTTCggagaatttaaaatatcgcAAAAGCTAAAACTAGTATAGCCCTTTTAGGGACCAAATTTTGGACTTTTAATGgccatattttgattttttagtgACCGAATTTGTCATTTTAAAAGATCCATTTCTAGAGCTAGGAGAGTCCGAATTAAGTCATTAAAAGCTCTTTGTCCATGGAAATAGAATGGTGTGAGAGGAAAGTGCCGTGGAAGCTTGTTTGAGGAAATTTCCATGTTTTAGTTGCTTTCCTCCTcttaactcttctttttaaTGGAGGTTTTGATTTCTTAAGCTATAGAGCTCCAATTGTGGTAATTCAAAGTGTTGAGTGCTCATATGGATTGTGGGTTCGCTATAGAGTGTTTGGAGAACTGTTAAGATCATCGTTTTGAGGTGATTTATGCCCCAAAGGGGATGCCCTCTTTTGGATTTTCCCTATAAATTGAATTTTTGTTGCATGATcaaatttgttttattttgatcCTCGAAGTGTGCGGCATGTTGGGTTACAAGTTCCATATTGCATTTATACCTTTTTTACATAGTCAAATTTGGGATTTCCATCATGGGTCCCAAAATTCTATTTTAGACCTAATTTTGGGTCTGTCTCCAAAAACATTGtgttaaaatattcatattgatAAGTTGACTAATATTTTGTTAGCATGGAGGCAATAAGAGGTGATTTGGAGGTCGAGAGCTTCATTTTGGTAGATTCAAAGAGCGCATGATCAACTTCGAGGTAGTCTACAATCTTTCTTTTTATTGAGCTTTAATAGTTATCGTTTAGTATTTTTTGCATCTGACTTAGGTTGATAATTTTTGAGATCAGAGTTCTCCTccttcaattttattttcttgattctcGATTGGAGACTAGACTAGATTGGTCCCGTGAAACCCTAAGTTTCGATTGTGGGCCTTGTTTATGGTGTTTCTTAGCATTACTACTTTTTTTAGATTGATATTGATGGTCTTAGGCTAGTTTTGAGCCTTTGATTCTTTAGATTGTGTTCTAGTGCCCTTATAGCTAGGCGTAGCTTTTGATAGGGCTTGAGATGGTTGGTGTAACTCAGTGCTAGTGTCGTAGACCTCTGTGGCTTGTCGTagccataggtttggcttagttgTGCTCATTGGAGAGCTGagatggcatattttggggtaaggcattGATCCTTGAGATATTTatcccccctctctctctctctctttaatTTTTCTGCACCTGCTGCCAAAACCAACAACACCACGAGGTGCGGAACACTCAGGAGAGAAAACCCCAGTTAGCTCCTCGGAGATCTACTCAGCCACGCGCCGTCATGCACTGCCAGAAGCCGCAGATCTGCGACGCCATGCGCTGCACGCGCCGGTGCGTGTGGTAGTTTTCGGCCATTTTTCGGCTCTGTTGTTTCTCCCAGGGTGGTCGCCTCTGCATTCCGAGGCTGACCATATATTTGTATCCAGTTTTTCGGTGAGTGAATAGTTCTCTGATGGTGAATAATGCTTTTCCGGTAGTGAACAGGTTTTACTAAGTTGGAGTTGGTATCTCCAATAGCCCATTTCCGATATTTTagcctataaatatttattgcaGTGCCAAATTAAGTACCTGTCTCACTGTTATTAAACAATTGCTAACTTGTGCTATACTATTGATCGTCCATTTATCTGAGAGTAACTTCTTTCAGTAGCGTATTTCTGCTTTTTTGGCTTTAGTAAgcgatggtagactagggtcatgttctcggttTGGATCGAGGGCCAGGGTTGGGAGGGCTAAGGGGGCTGAGGGAGcttctagactgagagtagggTCTTGGAATATTGGGACCTTATCGGGAAAGTCCATAGagttagttaagattcttaagaagaggaagattaatatagcttgcgtCCAGGAGACTAAATGGGTAGGACCTAAAGCTAAGAAGGTGGATGGGTACAAACTTTGGTTTTCGGGCAAGTCGAGGTTTAAGAATGTTGTAGGGATCTTAGAAGATAGCGAGCTTAGAGATCAGGTGGTAGAGGTTAGGAGGaccaatgataggatgatgacgaTTAAGTTAGTCATTGGAGGACTCACCTTTAACATTATTAGTGCCTATGCGCCGCAAGTGGGGTTGGACGAGGAGATAAAAAGGCGCTTTTAGGAGGACTTGGACGAAGTGGTGGTCAGTATACCGCCTATTGAGAAGCTATTCAtaggaggagatttcaatgggcacattgggTCTATTTCGAAGGGCTATGATGAGGTGCATGGAGGATTTGGCTTCGGGTGCAAGAATAGTGGAGGAGCCTCACTCCTggatttcgcaaaatcttttggtttaagggtggccaactcgagtttcccaaagaaggaggatcacttggtaacctttcgtAGCTCGAGGGTGGCGATGCAAATAGACTTCTGGCTTCTTAGAAAAGATGATAAAAGCCTCTGTAAGGACTGCAAGGTCATACCAAGAGAGAATCTTACGACCCAACATAAACTATTGGTCATGGACTTGGAGATAAAAAGGAAGAAGTAGAAGAGGGTCGTGGATGACCGACCGAGGATTAGGTGGGGTCGTTTCACTCCGTttagtgccctagagatgggggAAAAGCTGATGGCTATGGGGGCATAGGATAGTAGTGGGAGGCGAGCAGTATTTGGGATAAGATGGCCAGCTGCATTAGGGAAACAACTAGAAAGGTGCTGGGGGTCTCACGAGGTCGCCATGGTGGGCACCGAGGGGATTgatggtggaatggagaagtccaGGGAAAGGTAGAAGCAAAGAAGCAGGCATATGTAAAGTTGGTAGATAGCAAGGATGATGAAGAGAAGAGAACGAACAggaaaaagtataagatggcgaATAAAGAGGCGAAGATGGCAGTTTCGGCGGCTAAAACGGCAGCctttgaatgcctttatgcaGAAATAGAGGAAAAAGGCGGGGATAAGAAGCTATTTAAGCTAGCCAAGGGGATAGAGAGGAAGGCACGCGACTTGGATCAAGTAAAGTACATCAAGGACGAGGATGGTCAAGTACTGGTACAGGAATCCCGCATtagacagagatggcagtcatacttttACGAACTCTTGAACGAAGGAGGGACAGAGACTTTATGTTGGGAGACTTGGAGCACTTGGATAGGCATCGTAACTTTGGGTATTATAGGAGAataaaggttgaggaggttaagggagCTGTTCGTTGGATAAGCAGGGGaaaagcgaccggacctgacgagatccctagggaattttggaagaatgcaggtagggtaggattggagtggctgactgcgctgtttaatgtcatttttaggACATCAAAGATGCTggaagaatggaggtggagtacaatcaTTCCCGTGTATAAAAACATGGGAGACATTCAAAGTTGCaccaactatagaggtatcaagctgctaagtcacactataaaagtgtgggaaagggtgATAGAAATGAGGGTAAAGAGTAGtatgtctatttcagagaaccattTTGGATTCATGCCGGGGTGCTCGACTACATAAGCCATTCATATTCtaaggagattggtggagcagtatagggagcgaaaaagggacttacacatgatattcattaacctagaaaaggcctatgacaaagttccaagagaggtcctatggagatgcttggaggAAAAATGTATAcatgtggcgtacattagagcgattaaagacacgtatgatggagctaagactagggtaaggacagtaggaggggactcagagcactttcttGTTACGATGGGATTGCACCAGGGATCGACTCTTAGCCCGTTTCTATTCgccctggtgatggatcaattgacaagacaaattcaaggtgaggtgccttggtgtatgttgttcgcggatgacatagtcttgattgatgagactcatAACGGAGTTAACGACAAGCTGGAGGGTTGGAGACAGAcattggagtctaaaggatttaaattgagtaggaccaagatagaATACTTGGACTACAGTTTCAGTGGCCTGCCGCGTGAGGCtgacggggaagtgaggcttggtacccaggccattcaaaagaaaagaagctttaagtaccttgggtctattatacaggaagatgggTATATCGACGATGATGTTTCACACTGTATCAgtgtagggtggatgaaatggaggctcgcctccagAGTGCTGTGGTGACAAGAAAGTaccaccaaaactcaaaggcaagttctacaaagtggtggttagaccgactctattgtacggggtggagtattggccaatcaagaaactttatgttcagaagatgaaagtcgcggaaatgcgaatgttgcggtggatgtgtgggcacactaggatggatagaattaggaataaagatatccgagac
This Solanum dulcamara chromosome 8, daSolDulc1.2, whole genome shotgun sequence DNA region includes the following protein-coding sequences:
- the LOC129899892 gene encoding uncharacterized protein LOC129899892 encodes the protein MVTSTPQIRIIVPWCICGELSHQSRECPLCETNVRSSQLGHYHRFRSPSIRCSAQSVAGGTSGVQTKVSHDPLYAFTVSDGRLGSCSRFGSRARVGRAKGAEGASRLRVGSWNIGTLSGKSIELVKILKKRKINIACVQETKWVGPKAKKVDGYKLWFSGKSRFKNVVGILEDSELRDQVVEVRRTNDRMMTIKLVIGGLTFNIISAYAPQVGLDEEIKRRF